CCCAACCTACTCGTTTGATAAAATATGGGGGGAAACTATTGTCAATTTTTTCAGATCCGACACTATTGCAACACTTCAACAATGCTGACCATGGCAGTGCCATCTCAAGTAAATCCTATTCTCGCTGTGAACCTTCCGCTGGTGCTGGCCACCCCACCTCCGCTTCATGGCATGTCAGTTTTAGAACCGAACGCGGGCGGTAGTCCCGCAACTGAGGCGCTGAGGCTCTCGCTACTTGGCGTTGGGGCAATTCATCAAGCGTATCTACTCGCTCGGTCCGGAACCGACATGTCTCTCGTCAAGCAGACCAATGCGGGTGTGGCCGACGACTGAtgaatttggccatttcGTATCGGCTACAGGCGACGAAGTGTTTGGCACTGGCTTGCAGACTATCGAAGGCACACGAAGCGACGCTGCGCTGGGAGCCAGCGTTACGATAGCTTTGATCGATGTGAGTGCATTTACTCCTTCCGCACCCCCAAAAAGGCGCTTATGAACCATCTCGCTCATTGGCGCGTGCTACGCAGATCTTTGCCGGtggccattcttggcaaTCTAATATGAACTTGGCCAAAACGCTTGTGTCGCTACGTGGAGGTCCGGGCGCCATCGTCGCCCACAACCAGCCATCGCGCAAATCGAATCGGAGCGGCGTGACGGTCAGTCCCGCCCGTCTGCTTCTGGAAATCTTGACGGTACGAAGTGTGCGGTGCGTGCGGTCTTGTGATTCAttatcaaaaaaaaaacttacTGTGCACATCTCTAGGTTCGTTTACTTCCAACGAACCTCCGCAGCTTCTAGGACCGGGCAACTCTGATTGGTGGTAGGTCCTGCTTTCATTCACAGAACTTGATTATATAATGATTGGTGGTTAGGCTCTCCCATGAGGCGGATATAGACAACTATCATTCCTACTCTGTGGAGAACGTGTTTGGAATGTCACGTCGTATTGTGGAGCTGATGGCAAGGGTGGGTTCACAAGGTGCATTAATCTCGGTATTTAGAGTCTGACATATTTCGATAAGGTTAGCACCTTGGTCATCCGACACAACCAGTGCTTGGCTTCCATTTCGGAAGTGCCCCTTGACTCTCCCATGTCTCCAGCGTCGCGGTGGGGAGGAAGCCCAAAGGCTCTATCAAGAGGTCGAGAACTGGACCGAGCCTCCACTTCCCGATCTACTGAAACGCAGAGTCGAGAACGGAAATACTGCTCATAAACTTGCTATGCAGGTCAGTTGACCACCCCGGCAAAGCGTTTTCGCTCGGCGTTCTCATCACTAAACTGTTGTAGATCATGCTACTCCGGGACGTGTTCCGTGTGCCTCGCGACGACTATCGAGTCCAGAAGGCATCGAGCGCGATCATCGAGCGTTGCTTCGAGAGCACAAAGCATATGGGGATGGCCGTCGAGTAAGTTTCCCTCGGAAAGTTGTATATTTTTTCACATGGATCAATATTCTAACGTAAATATTGCAAGTTTAACATGGCCTGTGATTATAGCCGGTTGCCAAATCTCGGGATCTGGACGTTCATGGGTGGCAGAGACGTTTGAGGGGTTCAGGAAACAATGTAGGTTGCGGTCTTTCTGCTACTCTCTAATTGCACCGAATGGTCTGTAACTGATCTTGTACCTTATCAGGCTGTTTCGAGATCGACACGGCTGAACAAATTGTCTGTGAAGTCTGGCGACGAGAAGATGAAGGTCTCCCTGGCGCATCCTGGCGTTCCGTCATTACTGACCTCAATCTTCGTTGTCTGCTCATCTAAGCTCCCAACCCTAGAAGTGAGCATGTGGTCTTTACTTATAAAAATCAACCTACAGCGTATTCTATCATTAATAATCATTCTTCTGGAATTGTACTGGCTCAATATCTGTTGCTCTTTTTGGCCAATTGGTGTTGTGGTTGGATTCTAATGTACTCTATATGTAACTATGTCCCTCTAGCCCTGAGTGTACTAGGGCCGGGAAAAGCAATAAAAAAGTGTCTCATTAGTACTTGTAAAGTTTTGCATCAAAGTATCTTCGGTTGGTGCCTTGGCGAGCGCGCGCGGCAGTTAGAACGGGATCGGCGTTGCTTCTCTAGTCTCGAGTTCGGAGATCTGAGGCTCCGGGACATATTTTGATCGGCTCTCAAATGACGAATTAATAATATTGATGAAGAACAACTGACTCAGCACTCGTTTGGATACAATCAAGCCGCTCCAAAGAGTTGAATAGGATCGCAGCTTATGCATGAGCAACAATCATGATGCCCCAACGTTGTGCGCCATTCAACTAGCAGAGAATGGCCCTGTTTGTTACACCAAGGGAATTAATTCACATGGAAACACCCCGAAAAGTACAACATACCGGACTACCTTGTAATAGCCATCAAGGCTGTGCTGGCAGAGTGGGAAGCCGAACCCCCAATTGATGAACCTCTAGCATTCAGCGGCGTGCTGGCCGAGACGGCAACCTGTTACCCACATCCTTACTTCGGATAGCTCCCTTATTTATATAATATATACATGGGCATGGGATGGCATCAGGTTGCGGCAACCAGCCGAGATGTCCGCCGGGCACAGCCTTTCTCGAGCAATTGCGAAATACGCTCTCTACTTGCTAAAATCAGGCCAAAGGTATTACCGAGCTGCCCGGCGCCTTTTCCCCGTTTGCCCTACATATGCTTAGGTGCGTTGGGAATGGGAGTGCTGTCATGTTCATCCAAGACTAAACTATCCTATCTCTCGTCGTTTTGGGCTGAAATCTCAGGTGATACTACGCCTATCCATGTTTTGGTGAGGTGACTGACCATATGGCTCTGATCCATCTCAATTCGAATGTGCAGGAATTAATTGATTTTATAGACGGGGAAAGATGGTTCTTTTGGTGGTCAATCCTTCGCATGAAGACGAACGCTCGACCCAAGATGCAAGGACCAGGCGTCAGCCATCTCCTATACCTCGAACATCTCATTCTCCTATTCCAGCGCGCACAGTAAACCTTCCTCCGGAGCTCATACGACTAGTTGTCCTACAAGTCACTCGAACTCCGGACCTTGCGAGCTTTGCACTGACATCGAGATACCTCAATAATATTGCAATGCCCCTCCTCTATTCCACTCTTTGCTTTGGCCCCACTGCCTACCGACTATACAAGCTACCGAGACGTAACCGAGGCTCAAGCGGCCATGGCTACGTGTCTATCTCAGCCGAGTCTCCCATGTCAAGGGACGAGGTGGGATCCGAAGACGATTTTTTCGACAATCGCTCCTCTCTGTGCGCCGAACTGCTATCCAACTCCCTGCACCTCCTTCCATACGTTCGTAGCATCTCCACCAACATTTCTGTCCCAAACTACGCGGCCGCGGTTAGAGTCGCTCGAGGACAGAGGGGAGGCAGAGAAGAAATACGTTCCACGAATGGGTCACCATACTCAATTTGCCGCAGGCGTCTAATGTCAGGCATTTAGCCCTGGGTGGTGTAAACGATCAGCATTTACTTGATTTGAACGCTGCCAGGcatcttaagctcactgcaCTTGAATTGGACGTTCCTCCCGCCGCTCTTCCCGAGCTTTTCAATCTTTCCTCTTTCCTTCAACGACAACGGCACATTACCCATTTTGCTAGTCGAAACTTGGCTGATATCAAAGGGCTGAAAGACCACGACCTCCCTCGTCTAGCTCACATAGATGTTCCAGCTGTTTTAGCTTGCCAGCTTGCGCCTGGTCGTCCGATTACCACAGCCCGTATTTTCCCTTCAAATCCGCGGCGGGGGTCCGGGCTGCGGTCGGCCGATGAGCTCCTTATGGCCATACATGCGTTATCCCAGTCGACAGATTCAATTGGAGTAACTGATCTTGATGTTTCTGTCCTCTGGTACGGCGACCGTAGGATGGAAGACGATTGCCGCGTTTTCTTTGCGGCAATTCGCGATTCTTTACAACAGCTACGACATCTACGAGTTACGCTATGGTCCGACCTGGCTCCCAGTAATGTCGACTTACTATTTGATTGCGTATGTCCTCTCATAGTTTGGAAACAACGCCTATATGCTAACGGGTTACTCGGGCTCGCATAGATTTTATCGGCCCTACCATCACTCCAGTTCCTTGAGACTTTTGAAATACGGACATGGGCTGAATACGGTATAAGCCATCCCTGCCATCTCTCTCACCCAGCTCGTCGAGCGATATTTGATTTGTGGAAGGAATTGTGTCCGTCTTTGAATAAGGTCGCAGCGCTCGACAGTCATACTTGGACCTGGCACGCTGCCAAGGCGATAACTCAACCCCCAGCCCCTGTCCGTTCCAATTCTGACCCACACACCAAGCCACCCGCCAGGCGCCCTTTGCCACCCCGTCCACGTCCGGCCTCGGGCAATTGGGTGCGGCTTAGTGATCGTTGGGATTGGCAACCTACTCCTTCACCACTTTCCCAGCCTATGCTGCCTTCAGGCATCCCTTCCGCCTCTCAAACATCCTTTCATGGCCTAATGACACCTCGCCCTGATTCACGCCCTAGAAGTGCCTCTCCTGGCGGCACTCACGACTCGCGGGCTGAAGGTACTTGGGTCCAAGAATCAAGAAAACAACCTTGTCACGACTCAAAGATGTGGCATTCGGACCTGCCTGTCCTAGGATCAACATATCAAAGAAATGAGCTGGACGAACATTACGTTCGGATTGCGCATACTCCACACATCGAATTCGCGACTCGGGACAGACATAGACTTTCAATATTTTGATGTTCTGGGACTGCTTCAACAGAGGGCTTTGCAATTTTTACCTGTATAATTATATAAGTCGGCGGATATTATTGATCCTAATTATTTGCTTGCTATTGCATTATTGCTTTTCTTTATACATATACCCCTGGACAGGTTTACCCTATTGATCATGACACTTTGCTTGATTCATGTAATGTAATGTATAGCTTCGCGTGAATTTGATATTTATTGTCTTAGCGCCAGGCGGTTGCCGGTCTTAGCTAGTTTGCTTCGAACGGCGTCGAGGACATTTTTGACTCGAGCCCCGAAGATTACGCAGAAGATGAACTGGCGGGCCGCACTTGCTTGGTTCTACCACCGAATATTTCCAAATGGAGTCTACCAGGTTATTTCTTATGGCCTACATCCGCAATATTTAAAAAGGGGATTTTCGTGTCTTTTGTTAGCCCCATAACCAGCTGCTCTGGTCGAACCCGGTACCCCACATATACAGATTTCAAGCATGTTATTCTCTTCTCTTCTAATACCCATTTTTGGAACGCTTGTTGCTGGTTTCGTTTCTGGAAGCAGCGTTCTGAGCACACGGGCTACTTCCAATAGTAGCTATCCTCTGCCGATGAAATTGACTGGTTCGGGTATATACCCATGATCCCAGTATCATCTACAATGAGAAATCAGGCTACTACTATGTTTTCAGTACTCATGGAGGGGTCTCGAGAAGTAAGGCATTGAAAGGGTTTGTTTGTTCAAGTTGCGTTGCTCTTGAGGTTGGGACTGAAATCAACTCATGGATAAAATCAGTCCATGGACAGCCATAGGATCATACCTGCCTACCGGTTGCTCGTTATTACTGAGGTAAGTAAGCAGTAATTTGCTCGACCGTAGCACAGTTCACGGGTTCGTAATTATAGAACGCGGGCACTGTGGTGAGTATTCCAGGTCTAGAATTTTGTCCACTTTCTCATACTCATTTTGACTCTAAGATACTTGGGCTCCAGACGTTGTTAACATCAATGGTAAGCCTGCATTTTCGGTACTAATTCCGGGATACTTATTCGTTTTAGGGACGTATTTCTTATACTATTCTATTTCTCAGTTTGGTACCCAAAATAGTGTTATTGGGGTCGCTACAAGCAAGACTATGGAATACGGTAAGATTATTCCCCATCAACCCTAGTACCTCATCCCTTGGTGATCGATGCATTCATTTAGGCTCTTGGACGGATCATGGAGCCGTGTTCTCATCCAAACCAGGCGACCGATACAATTCTATTGACGCCAACGTCATCAAGGCTGACGGAAAATTATTGTTTACATTTGGTACTATTCCCTAACACTTTCAGAAATGGCTCATAAAATACCGGGTAGGATCCTATTGGGCGGATATATTCCAATTTGAGCTAGCACCATCTGGCCTAGCCCCCTTGTCACCATCAGCACCTCAGCTCACACACTTGGTCCTTAATCAAACATCCCCACAGTCGGCAGAGGGAGGATTTATCTATAAGCCGCCCAAGTCTAGTATGTGTTTAATTAAATCTACCTTAGGGTCCTCGTTAACAGCTCTGCTCAGACTATTATTATCTCTTCTATTCGTCCGGTACATGCTGCGCCTTCGACCCTGCGGCCCTCCCAGCTCCCGGAGATGAATACAAGATTTTTGTTGGGCGTAGCGAGAATGCATCAGGCCCATTTGTAGGATCTACTGGAAAAGCACTAACCGAGACTGGAGGAACTCTTGTTCTTGCCAGCCATGGCAACATATACGCACCTGGTGGAAATTCGGTATTTTGGCAAGTAATTGGCATATCGCTCGAAGATTTAAAGCTGACGGAGATTTCCAGGGACCCCAAATCCAAGAGAGATGTTATTGCCTACCATTACAGACCACGCGATGATATTCGCGGGGATGCAAATCCGTCCTTGGCCTCAACTATTTGGATTTCTCGTCGGTACGTCTGCGATATGAATAAGTTATCCCATCTAAACCATGTTTTATTGTTTAACAGGGTTGGCCCGTCTTGGTGGCTTGAGTTTGCCCTCTGAGACATCATTTGTAGCGCTTGAAATGAGAAGGGTCAATACGGTAAAGAATTAGTGTCTTTGTGCGCAGCATCGGCCGTTTACCTGATGTCAAGATAAATCTATACTTGTCGTTCTAGATTTGTATAAGGTACCATCGTAAGCTGATATACGAGCATGTTCGCGGGATGACCAATACTACTGACCATCATAAATATCGTTGACACGTCGAGCAAATAGACGAAGAGCAATGACAATTAGATGGTACCCAATAGTTATGATTTAAGATGTGAAGCAAGGTCGTTTATGCTTCATGACTATAGAGATGCGACACAAGTAGATACCCGGCACTTAGTTCAATCGTATGCATATGGAAAGGCGGCAATATCGTGACTTAGAGTATTTAGTACGTGATGTAACAAAGGAAAGGCAAGATGTAATAATGGGTGCCTTAAGTCGCTTTGAATGCCTCCATGTATACGCAAGACTCCAAGTGAATTATCGGCCGCAAATTAAGTCAATACAAACAAAGATACGCAATTGGTTGCATGCGCTTGATTGCACACTTACACCACCCCACACATATTCACGTATTTCATAAAATTTATATTGAACTTTTCGTAACCCATGGGTTCTTAGTGTAGCATATCTTTATTGCTCGACATGAGTCCGTATCAAACCGATCCTGGCCTCTTATTCCCGTAGAGGCTTATAGCTGGCTTGTCAAAGCTACGAACCTATATGTATATACGGCACCCACCGCCCGAAATCCTTCTGCCCAACCTTCTCACGTAGCTCCACGATTGCATCGTGTAGCGCCTTTCCTGCCTCTCCGTTCCCCACCTTTCCGCCCTTCATCAGCTGTCCATATACCTTATCAGCCACAAACGGTGCGTCCTCGTCCACCACAGACCACATCGACGCAATCACACTCGGATACCCTGCCATCAGCATCCCAGACGCAAGGTGGATCGCTTCGTCGGGTAGCTTCGCATCGCCTGTGGCGGTTTGACATGCAGACAGGAAGGCAAGACCCTTGTTTCTGAACGACCGCTGAGTGATGGCGGCCAGGTCGAGAGTGCCGTCATGCAGGAAGAAGCCGCTTCTTGTTGGATCATCGATGTTCTGGTGTGCGTGACAGGCAAGGTGCACCCAGTCGTACTGCTCCATCGCATCGAGCACAGCTGTGGTCGTGGCTTGACTGTCTGTGAGTTCTGCGTACACCAGTCTATCTTGTGCATGAGCTCTGAGGTACTCGAGCTCCCTGACAGTGCCTTGCAATGGGCTACGACCTGGCGTGGCTGCTTGACCAACGGCGAGCACCTGAGGGAGGCGGTTGGCGACGGTGGGAGTGGAGGACAGCAGAGCAGTGAGAGTGGGAGTGTATGAGGATATGACGTAGTCAAACACTCGCGACCGTGGCTGGTCGTAGTCTCCGGCGGCATGCAAGGGCAAAAACGACAGCACGCCAGTGGGACACCATGTGACGTGGGGAAGATCGCCTGTGGGATCGTTCTATATAATGGGCTTTAGTATGTATGCATGTCGTGTGCTTTTCTTGCTAGACGCACCAGATATCCGAGATGGTCAAGCACTGGTCTGACCAGGTCTTTCCAGAGACCGGCGAGCACAGCTCCAACATCTGGATCGGGTGGGGGGTTCATGAGATGGAATCCACGCTCTCGCAGTCCCTTGATTCGCAGCATCCGTTCTATCTCAGAGCGAGCACGCTGTGCCTTAACCTCGGTGAAGCTAGGCAGAGCGAGATGACGGATATGAACCTGGTCAGGTAAGATCACAAGGGCGTCGCAGTCAGATTGATGGCAGCTGACGACGACCACAGGCCCGTACCGAGCAGCCTGGGTTAGAACGTTGGCCTTTGCCGGCTGAAGAAAGTGCTCGAGCCCGGACAGGCTGCGTGCTTGAGCCAACAAGTCGATGTACTCCCTGGCTAGACGGTGACGATGTTCCGGGAGAAATACAGTGGAGTCGGAAGATGGAAGGCCAGAGCTTGCATGATGGAGCTGCTGTGCAACTGAATGGAGGCGACTTGCAAGAAGTGGGTCGGATGGTGTAAGGCTGCCTACAGGAGACCGCAGCATGAGGGTCTGGCTCCAGACGATACAGCGTGTATGCTCGAGCCACTCGACTGCCAGACTGTGCTCAGACGAACGAATAGCAGCAGAGGCAGCTCGTACGGCGATGTTGTCTGCTGATGAGAGGTCATGGTATCGCTGAGCAGTGGTGGCGCCGAGCCAGACGAAGTGAGGAAGAAGGCTGATGACTATGCGGAAAGCTTCGATTGGGTTGAGGTAGGTATGGTCGGATGCGAGCTTTGCCCAGCGAAAGGCGTTGTGGAACACGTCGCGGGGAGAAGCAGTGGATAACTGAGACGCTTTGCGGAAAGAGTGGAGAGAGGCTGCTAGGTGGGATGGATGAGCGTTAAGCTGATACTGGTGATGACAGGATGTAGCCCAGTCAAAATGCCGGGTGGGCAGGTCGGGATGATCATGAGGAGTGAgggcgagtgcacgagagtaGCATTGGACGGATTGCTCGAGGTCTGCTAGTTCTCCCATGAGTTGATATCGATCGCTGTGAGACCCACCTAGCTCAGCATGCCGGCGTGGCAGgtcaggatggccgtcgggagtgaggtcgagtgcacgagagtaGCATTCGATTGCTTTGTTGAGGTCATCAGCCTCTCTCATGCATCGATATCtatcggtgtatgacactcctaGATTAGCATGCCGGTGTGGCAGGTAAGGATGGCTGTCAGGAGTGAGGGCGAGTGCACGAAAATTGTACTCGATCGACTTCTCGAGGTCCACGGCTTCTcccatgcgtcgatatcgatagGTGTATGCCACTCCTAGATCACTATGCCGGCGGGGCAAGtcaggatggccgtcaggagtgagcACGAGAGCACGAGACTTGCATTCGATCGACATTTCAAGATCTGCTGGTTCTcccatgcgtcgatatcggTCGGTGTATGCCACTCCTAGATCAGCATGCCTGTCTGGCAGGTGAGGATGGCCATCGggagtgaggtcgagtgcaTGAGAGTGGTGTTCGATGGACTTCTCGAGGTCTGCTGGATCTCCCGTGCGTCGATATTGATGGGTGTATGACGCTCCTAGATCAGCATGCCGGCGTGGTAGGCaaggatggccgtcgggagtgagggcgAGCGCACGAGAATTGTACTCGATCGACCTTTCAAGGTCTGCAGGATCTcccatgcgtcgatatcgatcagTGTATGCCACTCCTAGATGGGTATGCCGGACTGGCAGGTCAGGATGGgcgtcgggagtgagggcgAGGGCACGACAGTAGCATTCGATTGAATTCTCGAGGTCTGCTGGCTCTcccatgcgtcgatatcggTCGGTGTGTGCCACTCCTAGCTCAGAATGCCGTTGCGGCAGGTCAGaatggccgtcgggagtgagggcgagtgcacgagaCTTGTACTCGATCGACTTCTCGAGGTCCGCAGCTTCTCccgtgcgtcgatatcgatcggtgtatgcCACTCCTAGAGCAGCATGACGGAATGACAGTTgaggatggccgtcgggcGTGAgggcgagtgcacgagaATGGCATTCGATGGACTTCTTAAGGTCTGCTGGCTCTcccatgcgtcgatatcgatagGTGTATGCTACTCCTAGATCAGCATGGCGGCATGATAGGTAAGGATGGCCATCGGGAGTGAGGACGAGAGCACGAGACTTGTACTTGATCGACCTTTCAAGGTCTGCGGTTCCTcccatgcgtcgatatcgatcggtgtatgcCACTCCTAGATCAGCATGCCGGTCTGGCAGGTCAGGATGGGTGTTCGGAGTGagttcgagtgcacgagagtaGCATTCAATTGCTTTATTGAGATCATCAATCTCCcccatgcgtcgatatcgatggGTGTATGCCACTCCTAGATCACCACGACGGCGTGGCAGGTCAGGATGGtcgtcgggagtgagggcgAGAGCACGAGAGAAGCATTTGATGGACCTCTCAAGGTCTGCTGTTTTTCCCATGCGTCGGTATCGGCCGGTGTATGCCACTCCTAGATCAGCATGCCGGTCTGGCAAgtcaggatggccgtcgggagtgaggtcgagtgcaTGAGAGTGGTGTTCGATGGACTTCTCGAGGTCTGCTGGATCTCCCGTGCGTCGATATTGATGGGTGTATGACGCTCCTAGATCAGCATACCGGCGTGGTAGGCaaggatggccgtcgggagtgtgGGCGAGAGCACGACAGTGGCATTTGATTGAATTCTCGAGGTCTGCTGGCTCTcccatgcgtcgatatcgatcggtgtgTGCCACTCCTAGCTCAGAATGCCGTTGCGGCAGGTCAGAATGACTGTCGGGAGTGAGGGTAAGTGCCTGAAACTTGTACTCGATCGACTTCTCTAGGTGGTTCACTCACCCTATGCGCTCATAGCACATCTCATACGATATCCTCATATTGTCTAATCGGGTTGGCAGTCTTGGATCGTTATCCGGAGTCAGTTCAAGTGCACGGATATCGTACTCCATTGACTTGTTCAAGCCGTCCAAGTTGTACGGTGTGGCTCGAAGCCGGTGAAGAGTCACAGCGCGGACTTATTCGTCAGGGTCGCCGAGCGCACGCGCCTCCCCGCACTGCCGGCAGCACGTGATCGCATTAGTTGAGATTCCGTCCTATACCACCACAGCTAGTCGCTCCCCCTCTTTATTCTTTTCTTTCCCACCCACCCCGCCTCTTCACTGCCAGGATGCACGGCCACCCGACCCGCGAGCCTCCCTCGCGTCTCGGTGTCCCGGTCTTCCCTACCGGCGTCGCTAACGCGACCCTAGCGGCCCCCTTCCCATCCCGTGTTCCGTTCTGGCCTCACAGATACACTATATTTCTTCTACATACATGTAAATATGATCGTCACTCGCTATACACTCTATTACCATGTCCCCTTTCCACGCGCGCTGACGATACAGACTGGAATTAAGTTCCCAAGTCGCCGATATCGTTCGTCGTAGTATACTCTGAGGCAGCTGATTCGCAACAGCGTGCTTGGATGCCCACTCGGTGTTAGATCTAGGGCGCAAGCCCTATATTCGATTGCTTTCTCTATGTCATCTATATTTCCGAAGCATCGAAATTGACCTAGGTGGTATTCTGCCTGTTCATGTAGGTTTACATGACCTACTCTACTCTTCATGAGCGAATAGGGGAGGCGTATAATAGCAGTCATGACACTGCCTAGGCTATCTATCTGAGGATCCGGTACCTTAGTGCCCTTTGTCAACCAACTTTTCAGGTCTATTATCGTTTACTAGGCTATATCCTTATCTGCACCCGATGTGTATAGTTCTTCAGCCAAAGTACGAGACTGATGGGCATAGCAAAGTTCTACTCACTCGGTAGCCTCATATCTCTTACTCGCTGTTCTGCCAACAGCCCCAGGGTCGCTTTCCCCCAATATCCCAATATTCCGACTACTGCGTGAACGACTCAGGGTCATGCGCATCTACAACCACTACCGGTTGGATTGTATGTGCTAACCTTATGGTCTATTATTTAGTGATGACACTTGCTGCCGCCTCGAGAAGACGCACTGGCTTGAGTTGTTCTTTCGGCAGGGTTGAGCTATGTAGACACTGGGATGGTAGGGCCTACAGAGCCCATATCAGTCTTGTGGCTATTTCATCTGTTCTTCGTGGATCTTCTGCGTGCTCATTAGTGTATTACAATGTCTAAGAGTGACATGTAAATTTTCGATACTCCTATTCTATGCTCATGCAT
This genomic interval from Rhizoctonia solani chromosome 11, complete sequence contains the following:
- a CDS encoding glycoside hydrolase family 43 protein; protein product: MDSHRIIPAYRLLVITENAGTVVNTWAPDVVNINGTYFLYYSISQFGTQNSVIGVATSKTMEYGSWTDHGAVFSSKPGDRYNSIDANVIKADGKLLFTFGSYWADIFQFELAPSGLAPLSPSAPQLTHLVLNQTSPQSAEGGFIYKPPKSNYYYLFYSSGTCCAFDPAALPAPGDEYKIFVGRSENASGPFVGSTGKALTETGGTLVLASHGNIYAPGGNSVFWQVIGISLEDLKLTEISRDPKSKRDVIAYHYRPRDDIRGDANPSLASTIWISRRVGPSWWLEFAL
- a CDS encoding Fungal specific transcription factor domain, which produces MTVLDHTGPPSPMDQRPYISRRVSYPSLPPPPPRIDPYLLPSISSLMLAPASPWDYSAQLQFALNSAQTGPYLHPFGRGHQHYQAHMQPGGHIIPGVGAGMGRDLEHHHPGEHSLAGLLGGNRKRPKYTRSKTGCLTCRTKKIKCDETKPICTKCVHGQRECTWPKDVQVNPSATSSAPSSRPSPTTSTPQRSPSRPGPSSDLSRSNSANGRRAGSNFLSSSERGSSSAGTPSRETSPQERLDSHTRNSTESRTPGLLVPHSGSSLSGLTSGADPLSFPQPLDMTSFGNSGVDSFPLSAQFGSLPMGYSDQLSMLNQPLSVDNPASYSPWGPSSYGNGSSPIDTSTANGQWMPSQVNPILAVNLPLVLATPPPLHGMSVLEPNAGGSPATEALRLSLLGVGAIHQAYLLARSGTDMSLVKQTNAGDEVFGTGLQTIEGTRSDAALGASVTIALIDIFAGGHSWQSNMNLAKTLVSLRGGPGAIVAHNQPSRKSNRSGVTVSPARLLLEILTLLGPGNSDWWLSHEADIDNYHSYSVENVFGMSRRIVELMARHLGHPTQPRRGGEEAQRLYQEVENWTEPPLPDLLKRRVENGNTAHKLAMQIMLLRDVFRVPRDDYRVQKASSAIIERCFESTKHMGMAVDLTWPVIIAGCQISGSGRSWVAETFEGFRKQCCFEIDTAEQIVCEVWRREDEGLPGASWRSVITDLNLRCLLI
- a CDS encoding glycoside hydrolase family 43 protein, whose protein sequence is MVLLVVNPSHEDERSTQDARTRRQPSPIPRTSHSPIPARTVNLPPELIRLVVLQVTRTPDLASFALTSRYLNNIAMPLLYSTLCFGPTAYRLYKLPRRNRGSSGHGYVSISAESPMSRDEVGSEDDFFDNRSSLCAELLSNSLHLLPYVRSISTNISVPNYAAAASNVRHLALGGVNDQHLLDLNAARHLKLTALELDVPPAALPELFNLSSFLQRQRHITHFASRNLADIKGLKDHDLPRLAHIDVPAVLACQLAPGRPITTARIFPSNPRRGSGLRSADELLMAIHALSQSTDSIGVTDLDVSVLWYGDRRMEDDCRVFFAAIRDSLQQLRHLRVTLWSDLAPSNVDLLFDCILSALPSLQFLETFEIRTWAEYGISHPCHLSHPARRAIFDLWKELCPSLNKVAALDSHTWTWHAAKAITQPPAPVRSNSDPHTKPPARRPLPPRPRPASGNWVRLSDRWDWQPTPSPLSQPMLPSGIPSASQTSFHGLMTPRPDSRPRSASPGGTHDSRAEGTWVQESRKQPCHDSKMWHSDLPVLGSTYQRNELDEHYVRIAHTPHIEFATRDRHRLSIF
- a CDS encoding CHAT domain protein, which encodes MEYDIRALELTPDNDPRLPTRLDNMRISYEMCYERIGHSDLPQRHSELGVAHTDRYRRMGEPADLENSIKCHCRALAHTPDGHPCLPRRYADLGASYTHQYRRTGDPADLEKSIEHHSHALDLTPDGHPDLPDRHADLGVAYTGRYRRMGKTADLERSIKCFSRALALTPDDHPDLPRRRGDLGVAYTHRYRRMGEIDDLNKAIECYSRALELTPNTHPDLPDRHADLGVAYTDRYRRMGGTADLERSIKYKSRALVLTPDGHPYLSCRHADLGVAYTYRYRRMGEPADLKKSIECHSRALALTPDGHPQLSFRHAALGVAYTDRYRRTGEAADLEKSIEYKSRALALTPDGHSDLPQRHSELGVAHTDRYRRMGEPADLENSIECYCRALALTPDAHPDLPVRHTHLGVAYTDRYRRMGDPADLERSIEYNSRALALTPDGHPCLPRRHADLGASYTHQYRRTGDPADLEKSIEHHSHALDLTPDGHPHLPDRHADLGVAYTDRYRRMGEPADLEMSIECKSRALVLTPDGHPDLPRRHSDLGVAYTYRYRRMGEAVDLEKSIEYNFRALALTPDSHPYLPHRHANLGVSYTDRYRCMREADDLNKAIECYSRALDLTPDGHPDLPRRHAELGGSHSDRYQLMGELADLEQSVQCYSRALALTPHDHPDLPTRHFDWATSCHHQYQLNAHPSHLAASLHSFRKASQLSTASPRDVFHNAFRWAKLASDHTYLNPIEAFRIVISLLPHFVWLGATTAQRYHDLSSADNIAVRAASAAIRSSEHSLAVEWLEHTRCIVWSQTLMLRSPVGSLTPSDPLLASRLHSVAQQLHHASSGLPSSDSTVFLPEHRHRLAREYIDLLAQARSLSGLEHFLQPAKANVLTQAARYGPVVVVSCHQSDCDALVILPDQVHIRHLALPSFTEVKAQRARSEIERMLRIKGLRERGFHLMNPPPDPDVGAVLAGLWKDLVRPVLDHLGYLNDPTGDLPHVTWCPTGVLSFLPLHAAGDYDQPRSRVFDYVISSYTPTLTALLSSTPTVANRLPQVLAVGQAATPGRSPLQGTVRELEYLRAHAQDRLVYAELTDSQATTTAVLDAMEQYDWVHLACHAHQNIDDPTRSGFFLHDGTLDLAAITQRSFRNKGLAFLSACQTATGDAKLPDEAIHLASGMLMAGYPSVIASMWSVVDEDAPFVADKVYGQLMKGGKVGNGEAGKALHDAIVELREKVGQKDFGRWVPYIHIGS